From one Desulfosporosinus sp. Sb-LF genomic stretch:
- a CDS encoding transposase, with product MKKRVFSAEFKAEIVLEVLRGEKELNQIASAHEIAPNQLRNWKNEFLANAANVFDNKKDKVLQEKVKDQERENDSLYKKVGQLTTQVDWLKKKSEEILGPDWKSRFTPRPKG from the coding sequence ATGAAGAAAAGAGTATTTAGCGCAGAATTTAAGGCGGAGATAGTTTTAGAGGTATTGCGAGGCGAAAAGGAACTAAACCAAATCGCCAGTGCCCATGAAATAGCGCCTAACCAGCTGCGGAACTGGAAAAATGAATTTTTGGCTAATGCAGCCAATGTATTTGATAACAAAAAAGACAAGGTGTTGCAGGAAAAAGTTAAGGATCAGGAGCGGGAAAACGATAGCTTATATAAAAAAGTTGGTCAATTGACTACGCAAGTCGATTGGCTCAAAAAAAAATCTGAAGAAATTCTTGGACCTGACTGGAAGAGTCGGTTTACTCCACGCCCAAAAGGCTGA